One stretch of Prinia subflava isolate CZ2003 ecotype Zambia chromosome 7, Cam_Psub_1.2, whole genome shotgun sequence DNA includes these proteins:
- the LOC134552500 gene encoding uncharacterized protein LOC134552500, protein MHLYTKNIPRQLYKTLLTASTMYKRGLFAPFQFRCPFSPVAAGTSRCPSSQRQVRLPPRSGTALRAAQPFAPVIDWASPSTFFSFFLPVFGWGRRPGEGKSPAGRIQGAPELPPPSPSSGFPLPEALCTQRARFCLSIRGHGDLRGDPIPPEGTITATFPPIKAFGTARTCRGEVAIGIPGSASGVSPRRDGPGREKQCGDAEGPALPGPARPGGSGSRPRPLRLSSSFRSALPGPAAPSLPATADTPRPLRRATRDFMKKRRRGKSRNFLFGIEEGKKKSRAFGHLLCVSTGGEPGPAGA, encoded by the exons ATGCACCTGTACACCAAGAATATTCCACGCCAGTTGTACAAGACACTTCTGACTGCATCCACAATGTACAAGAGAG GTTTGTTTGCACCTTTCCAGTTTCGTTGCCCGTTTTCCCCTGTCGCTGCAGGAACATCCCGCTGCCCCTCCTCCCAGCGCCAAGTCCGACTCCCTCCCCGCAGCGGGACGGCTCTCCGCGCCGCTCAGCCTTTCGCCCCAGTTATTGACTGGGCTTCTCCTagcacttttttctctttctttctgcctgTCTTTGGATGGGGGAGACGGCCGGGCGAAGGTAAATCTCCCGCCGGCAGGATCCAGGGAGCCCCTGAGCTCCCCCCGCCTTCACCGAGCTCTGGCTTTCCTCTCCCTGAAGCCCTGTGTACACAAAGGGCTCGCTTCTGCCTTTCAATTAG gggacacggggacctCCGGGGAGACCCCATCCCGCCAGAAGGGACGATCACAGCAACCTTCCCGCCCATAAAAG CTTTCGGAACGGCGCGAACCTGCCGTGGGGAGGTGGCTATTGGCATCCCGGGGAGCGCCAGCGGTGTGTCCCCGCGGAGGGACGGGCCCGGCCGGGAGAAGCAGTGCGGGGACGCGGAGGGCCCGGCCCTCCCCGGTCCGGCTCGGCCCGGTGGTTCTGGCTCCCGCCCGCGGCCCCTCCGCCTCTCGTCCTCCTTCCGCTCGGCTttgcccggccccgccgccccttCGCTGCCGGCCACCGCGGACACTCCACGCCCCCTCCGAAGAGCCACGCGTGACTTCATGAAGAAACGAAGGCGAGGAAAGTCGAGAAATTTTCTGTTTGGCAttgaagaggggaaaaagaaaagccgCGCGTTCGGTCACCTGCTCTGCGTCTCGACCGGAGgagagcccggcccggccggggcgTGA